In the Bacillus sp. HSf4 genome, TTCTTTCAAGGCCCTTTTCAGCTCTTCTTTTGCCTCCACATCGAGATGGTTTGTCGGCTCATCGAGAACGAGCAGATTCGTTTCCGAATTGATGAGCTTGCACAGTCTGACTTTCGCCTTTTCGCCGCCGCTTAACACGGACACCTTGCTTTCAATATGCTTTGTCGTCAGTCCGCATTTCGCAAGCGCTGCCCGGATTTCATATTGTGTGAAGGAAGGAAAGTCGTTCCACACCTCTTCAATACATGTGTTGTTGTTTTTTTCTTTGACTTCCTGTTCGAAATAGCCGATATGAAGGTATTCCCCGCGTTCGACTTCACCCGACAGCGGCGAAATTTCGCCGAGCAGGCTCTTCAGGAGCGTCGTTTTTCCGATGCCGTTCGCCCCGTACAAAGCGATTTTTTGCCCGCGCTCCATTCTCAAGTTTAACGGTCTGGATAGCGGTTCGTCATAGCCGATGACGAGATCTTTCGTTTCGAAAATCAGCTTTCCGGATGTCCGCGCCTGTTTAAAGTGAAATTCCGGCTTCGGCTTTTCTGAAGGGAGCTCGATCATGTCCATTTTGTCGAGCTTTTTTTGTCTGGACATCGCCATATTGCGCGTGCTGACGCGCGCTTTATTGCGGGCGACGAAGTCTTTCAGCTCGGAGATTTCCTGCTGTTGTTTTTTGTAGGCGGCTTCAAGCTGCTGCTTTTTGACCTCATACACTTCACGGAATTGATTGTAGTCGCCGGCGTAGCGTGTCAGCTGTTGATTTTCCACATGATAGATGAGATTGATAACGCTGTTTAAGAACGGGATGTCGTGCGAAATCAGAATAAACGCGTTATCGTATTCCTGCAAATACCGCTTGAGCCATTCGATGTGCTGCTCATCCAGGTAGTTTGTCGGTTCGTCCAAGAGAAGGATGTCGGGCTTTTCAAGCAGCAGTTTGGCAAGCAGCACCTTTGTCCGCTGTCCTCCGCTTAAATCTGTGACATCCCTGTCAAGACCGAGGTCTTGAAGCCCGAGACCGCGGGCGATTTCTTCGACTTTAGCATCTATCGCGTAAAAATCGTTGTTGTCGAGCGCGTCCTGGATCGTGCCGACTTCTTCAAGCAGCTTCTCAAGCTCATCGGGATCAGCCTCTCCCATTTTCCCGTAGATGGCGTTCATTTCTTCTTCCATCTCGAATAAATAGTGAAAGGCGTTTCTCAGCACATCGCGGATCGTTTGTCCGCGCTCCAGCACCGTATGCTGGTCAAGGTAGCCGACCCGGACTTTTTTTGACCATTCGACTTTGCCTTCATCAGGTTCAAGCTTTCCAGTAATGATATTCATGAAGGTCGATTTTCCTTCACCGTTTGCCCCGATGAGACCGACGTGTTCGCCCTTGAGCAGGCGAAAGGAGATATCTTGAAAGATCGCCCGGTCGCCAAAACCGTGGCTCAGCTTTGTGACTGTAAGTAAACTCATGTTTTGCACCTCAAGTTGTAATCTGTATTCTATAAGATTATATCGAACCATTGGGGGACAATAAAAGAAAAATTGCGCTGCCGTCTCTGTTTTGAGATACTAAGAGCAGAAACAACCTGAGGACAAAGGAGATAAACATGACGGAAAGATGGCCATTTTTAAATAAAGCAAAACCGTTTATTCAAGAAAATTGGAAGGCGGCAGGTTTTCACGAACCGACGAATGTGCAAAAAACCACCGCCGCACCGATTTTAGAGGGGCGTGACGTGATCGCCGAATCACCGACGGGAACGGGAAAAACACTCGCTTACGTCCTGCCGCTTTTAGAAAAGCTTGAGGCGGATCAAAAACACGTCCAGGCTGTGATCCTCGCCCCTTCCCGCGAGCTTGTCATGCAGATTTTTGATGTGATCACAGAATGGAAGAAGGGCTCGGATATCAGAGCTGCTTCTCTTATCGGGGGAGCCAACATCAAAAAACAGCAGGAAAAGCTGAAAAAACATCCGCACATTATTGCGGGCACACCGGGACGGGTGTTTGAGCTCATTAAAATGAAGAAGCTGAAAATGCATGAGGTGAAAACGATCGTCCTTGATGAAACAGACCACCTGCTCACCCCGGAGCATCGCGGCACGATTGCAAACATCATCAAGTCGACGCTCCGCGACCGGCAAATCCTCTGTTTTTCCGCGACTTTAAAACAAGACGCTGAACGGGAGCTCCGTGATATGACAAAGGATGCGGAGCTTTTCAGAATCAAAAGAACAAGCGAGGAATCCGCAAAAGTCAAACACCAATTTCTCGTCTGCGATCAGCGGGATAAAATTAAGATGTTGCAGAAGTTCTCAAGGTTCAGCGGTTTTCAGGCGCTCGTTTTTGTGAAGGACATCGGCAATTTAAACGTTTACGCCGAAAAATTGAAGTTTCACCATGTTGATGTCGGCGTCCTGCACAGTGAAGCGAAAAAAATCGAACGGGCCAAGATCCTAGAAGCGTTTGAAGCAGGCGAGTTTCCGCTGCTTTTGGCGACGGACATCGCAGCGCGCGGCATTGATATTCAAGATTTGCCATTTGTGATCCACGCCGATTTGCCCAATGAAGATGGCTATATCCATCGTTCGGGGAGAACGGGCAGGGCCGGAAATGAAGGAACGGTGATCAGCCTCGTCAACCGAGTGGAGGAAGAAAGGCTGAAAAAACTCGCGAAGAAGCTGGGGATCGATCTTCAGCGGATTGTCTATGAAAGAGGACGAATTATTGAAAAATAGCAGAAGGAGGCTTTGAAAAGCCTCCTTTTTTTATTGAAGCTGAGCCATTTCAGGTTCGGCGACTTTAATGAGCTGTTTGCCGAGGTTATGTCCTTTAAACAAGCCCAAAAATGCTTCTGGTATGCGCTCAAAGCCTTCGGTAATCGTTTCTTCATATTGAAGCTGTCCGCTTTTCAGCCACTCGGCTAACTGTTTGGCGCCTTCCGGAAAACGTTCGCGGTAATCATTGACGACAAATCCCTTCATCAGGGCGCTTGCTTTAATTAAAGCCGTTTGAACGCGCGGGCCCATGTCATCCTTTGCACTTTCGGCATTGTAGGAAGATATCGCTCCGCAGACCGGGATCCGCGCAAATTTGTTGATTAGGGTAAGCACGGCATCTGAAATGCGGCCGCCGACATTGTCAAAGTAGACGTCAACACCGTTCGGGCATGCTTCTTCAAGTGCTGACGCGATGTTTTCCGCCGTGTTATAATTGATCGCTTCATCAAATCCGAGCTGTTTTTTCAAATATGCGGTCTTTTCATCAGAACCGGCGATACCGATGACCCGTGCGCCTTTGATTTTGGCGATTTGTCCGACGGCTGAGCCGACCGCTCCGGCTGCTCCTGAGACGACAACTGTTTCTCCTGCTTGCGGCCGGCCGATGTCAAGAAGCCCGAAGTAAGCCGTCAAACCTGTCATGCCGAGGATGCCAAGATAGGCTGTGACAGGGGCGAGGGAAGGATCGATTTTCCGCAGGTTTGTTTCCGGTACTGCGGAATATTCCCGCCAGCCCAGATTCCCTAGTACAACATCTCCCTTTTGCAGCTTGTCTCCTTTTGCAGCTATCACTTCGCCGATCACGCCTCCGGTGATGACCTCATCAAGGGCAAAGGGCTCTACATACGATTTCGCATCCTGCATTCTTCCCCTCATGTAGGGATCGACTGAGACATACAGCGTTTTGACAAGCGCTTCCCCGTCTTTTGCTTCCGGAATGGCTGTTTCTTTAAATCGAAAATCATCGATGACAGGAAGCCCTTGCGGCCGTCTGGCAAGCTCAATTTGTTTTTGCAGCATCATGATTCCTCCTTTTCTTCATAACCTTATCATTCCAAACTGCGCTATTGCAAAACATCCCCCGGTTAAAAAAAGGACTGCCGCAGGACTGAATCCGGAAGAAAAAGGTGGTAATCCGCGGCGTTTTTTACATATTGCTTGGCATCTTCTCTGGAGGCCTTAATCATTTCTTTTGTAATGAAGGGAAGCAGTGAAAAAAGATAAGACGCTAAAACGTCTTCCGTACTGTGTGCCGTTCTGTTTTCCGGATCGCCGATATTCATGATGATCGAGAAGACATAATCAATATTGATGCCGAACTTGCGGGCCGCAAAGCTTTCAAAGATATGCGTATCCGTCTCTTGATGCCCTTCGCTTAAAAAAATCTGCTTGGCTAAATCGCTGATGATCCACGCGTTGTATTGCTGCTCCTGTGAAAAATAATTCAAGCGAAACATCACTCCTTGAATGCCTTGTCCTTTTTTAAACATGTACCTGAAACAGCGGCCCGACGAAACCTGATCCTGAAAATGTATCACAATTGTAATATTGTTACGGCAGAGCATTGGCTTGTTTACTGCTGATGACAGCGGGTATTTGGCAAATACAGCATCAAAAAAGGAGGAGATTCGGATGAAACCGGTAGTACGGGAATATACAAATGATGAACAGCTTATGAAGGATGTTGGGGAGCTCAAAAGGATCGGCGTCGCCAGGGAAGACATTTATGTACTTTCACATGACGACGACCGGACGGAAAGACTCGCAGGCAACACGGAGATCAATACAATCGGACCAGAGGAGACGGGGATTAAAAATGCAGTCGGCAATCTGTTCCAGAAAAAAGGGGACGAGCTCCGCAATAAAATGCATGAGATCGGCTTTTCAAAGCAGGAGGCCGAGCAGTTTGAAAAGCGGCTCGATGAAGGGAAAGTGCTCCTGTTTGTCACAGACCATGACAAAGTGAAATCCTGGGTGTAACGTAGGCTGCCGACATAAGTCGGCAGTTTTTTTAATAAAATAAAATTTGAATGGTATCGTGAAAGGAGTAGAATAATAAGCGGAAAATATGAATAGGAGGAGAAACTTGTGGCTACAGAAAAAGACACAGCACAAAAACCAGCAGTTAAAATCCTTCCTCTTGCCGTTACGATTTTAGCCGGAGCGGTCATTTGGCTGATTCCGCCACCAGGCGGATTGGATCCGAAAGCATGGCACTTATTCGCTATTTTTGTAGCAACGATTATCGGCTTTATCTCCAAGCCGCTGCCGATGGGGGCAGTCGCGATATTCGCTTTGGCGATGACGGCCCTTACCGGAACGCTGTCGATTGAAGACACGCTCAGCGGGTTTGGCAATAAAACGATATGGCTGATCGTGATCGCATTCTTTATTTCACGGGGCTTTATTAAAACCGGTTTAGGCGCGAGAATCGCCTATTTATTTGTGCGGATCTTCGGCAAAAAAACGCTCGGATTATCGTATTCGCTGCTTTTCAGCGATTTGCTTCTCGCTCCCGCGATCCCCAGCAACACCGCAAGAGCGGGGGGCATCATTTTTCCGATCATCCACTCGCTGTCCGAGACGTTCGGTTCAACACCGAGGAAAGGAACAGAGCGTAAAATCGGGGCATTTTTGCTGAATGTCGGCTTCCAGGGGAACTTGATTACGTCAGCGATGTTCTTGACGGCGATGGCGGCGAATCCGTTAATCGCCAAGCTTGCTCACGATGTGGCGGGCGTCAATTTGACCTGGACAAGCTGGGCCGTTGCGGCGATTGTCCCGGGACTCGTGAGCCTGATCGTGACACCGCTTGTCATCTACAAACTGTACCCGCCCGAAATTAAAGAGACGCCGGATGCGGCTGGGATTGCGACCGACAAGCTGAAGG is a window encoding:
- a CDS encoding ABC-F family ATP-binding cassette domain-containing protein, with the translated sequence MSLLTVTKLSHGFGDRAIFQDISFRLLKGEHVGLIGANGEGKSTFMNIITGKLEPDEGKVEWSKKVRVGYLDQHTVLERGQTIRDVLRNAFHYLFEMEEEMNAIYGKMGEADPDELEKLLEEVGTIQDALDNNDFYAIDAKVEEIARGLGLQDLGLDRDVTDLSGGQRTKVLLAKLLLEKPDILLLDEPTNYLDEQHIEWLKRYLQEYDNAFILISHDIPFLNSVINLIYHVENQQLTRYAGDYNQFREVYEVKKQQLEAAYKKQQQEISELKDFVARNKARVSTRNMAMSRQKKLDKMDMIELPSEKPKPEFHFKQARTSGKLIFETKDLVIGYDEPLSRPLNLRMERGQKIALYGANGIGKTTLLKSLLGEISPLSGEVERGEYLHIGYFEQEVKEKNNNTCIEEVWNDFPSFTQYEIRAALAKCGLTTKHIESKVSVLSGGEKAKVRLCKLINSETNLLVLDEPTNHLDVEAKEELKRALKEYKGSVLLISHEPEFYTEIATETWNCESWTTKVL
- a CDS encoding DEAD/DEAH box helicase; the protein is MTERWPFLNKAKPFIQENWKAAGFHEPTNVQKTTAAPILEGRDVIAESPTGTGKTLAYVLPLLEKLEADQKHVQAVILAPSRELVMQIFDVITEWKKGSDIRAASLIGGANIKKQQEKLKKHPHIIAGTPGRVFELIKMKKLKMHEVKTIVLDETDHLLTPEHRGTIANIIKSTLRDRQILCFSATLKQDAERELRDMTKDAELFRIKRTSEESAKVKHQFLVCDQRDKIKMLQKFSRFSGFQALVFVKDIGNLNVYAEKLKFHHVDVGVLHSEAKKIERAKILEAFEAGEFPLLLATDIAARGIDIQDLPFVIHADLPNEDGYIHRSGRTGRAGNEGTVISLVNRVEEERLKKLAKKLGIDLQRIVYERGRIIEK
- a CDS encoding NADP-dependent oxidoreductase, yielding MMMLQKQIELARRPQGLPVIDDFRFKETAIPEAKDGEALVKTLYVSVDPYMRGRMQDAKSYVEPFALDEVITGGVIGEVIAAKGDKLQKGDVVLGNLGWREYSAVPETNLRKIDPSLAPVTAYLGILGMTGLTAYFGLLDIGRPQAGETVVVSGAAGAVGSAVGQIAKIKGARVIGIAGSDEKTAYLKKQLGFDEAINYNTAENIASALEEACPNGVDVYFDNVGGRISDAVLTLINKFARIPVCGAISSYNAESAKDDMGPRVQTALIKASALMKGFVVNDYRERFPEGAKQLAEWLKSGQLQYEETITEGFERIPEAFLGLFKGHNLGKQLIKVAEPEMAQLQ
- a CDS encoding DUF3212 family protein, coding for MNYFSQEQQYNAWIISDLAKQIFLSEGHQETDTHIFESFAARKFGINIDYVFSIIMNIGDPENRTAHSTEDVLASYLFSLLPFITKEMIKASREDAKQYVKNAADYHLFLPDSVLRQSFF
- a CDS encoding general stress protein — encoded protein: MKPVVREYTNDEQLMKDVGELKRIGVAREDIYVLSHDDDRTERLAGNTEINTIGPEETGIKNAVGNLFQKKGDELRNKMHEIGFSKQEAEQFEKRLDEGKVLLFVTDHDKVKSWV
- a CDS encoding anion permease, which produces MATEKDTAQKPAVKILPLAVTILAGAVIWLIPPPGGLDPKAWHLFAIFVATIIGFISKPLPMGAVAIFALAMTALTGTLSIEDTLSGFGNKTIWLIVIAFFISRGFIKTGLGARIAYLFVRIFGKKTLGLSYSLLFSDLLLAPAIPSNTARAGGIIFPIIHSLSETFGSTPRKGTERKIGAFLLNVGFQGNLITSAMFLTAMAANPLIAKLAHDVAGVNLTWTSWAVAAIVPGLVSLIVTPLVIYKLYPPEIKETPDAAGIATDKLKEMGPFKRSELFMVIVFFLVLFLWIFGGNAHIDATTTALIGLSVLFLTQVLTWDDIKKEQGAWDTLIWFSTLLMLATFLNKLGMVGWFSDMMKSFVSGFSWISAFLILILVYFYSHYFFASATAHISAMYSAFFAVIVAAGAPPLLSALTLAFFSNLFGCTTHYGAGAAPVFFGAGYIPEGKWWFIGFILSIVHIVTWLVVGGLWWKVLGIW